A window from Candidatus Methylomirabilota bacterium encodes these proteins:
- a CDS encoding methyltransferase domain-containing protein, whose amino-acid sequence MATVSAPEFWDDLYQRGGDGWEMGEPHPSLVHVVDTTPPPRGRVAVPGCGRGHDARFLASHGYDVVGFDFADAAVAEARRLARAAGAATFEQRDIFTLPRDWTNAFDGVWEYTCFCAIDPRRRAEYVRTMAAILKPGGWFLACFFPIRIGGGGPPFPVARGEVRRLLAPQFRIERALPPPRPVQRRAGQEWLVYAVKTGGPA is encoded by the coding sequence ATGGCCACTGTGAGCGCGCCCGAGTTCTGGGACGACCTCTACCAGCGCGGCGGCGACGGCTGGGAGATGGGCGAGCCTCACCCGTCGCTGGTGCACGTCGTCGACACGACGCCGCCCCCGCGCGGGCGCGTGGCCGTGCCGGGCTGCGGGCGCGGTCACGACGCCCGCTTCCTGGCCAGCCACGGCTACGACGTCGTCGGCTTCGACTTCGCCGACGCGGCGGTGGCGGAGGCGCGGCGCCTGGCGCGTGCCGCCGGTGCCGCCACCTTCGAGCAGCGGGATATCTTCACCCTGCCGCGAGACTGGACCAACGCCTTCGACGGCGTGTGGGAGTACACGTGCTTCTGCGCCATCGACCCCCGCCGGCGCGCCGAGTACGTGCGGACGATGGCGGCCATCCTGAAGCCGGGCGGCTGGTTCCTGGCCTGCTTCTTTCCCATCCGGATCGGCGGCGGCGGTCCGCCGTTCCCGGTGGCCCGGGGGGAGGTCCGCCGCCTCCTGGCCCCGCAGTTCAGGATCGAGCGCGCGCTCCCGCCTCCGCGGCCGGTCCAGCGGCGCGCCGGCCAGGAATGGCTGGTCTACGCCGTGAAGACCGGCGGGCCCGCCTGA
- a CDS encoding ABC transporter substrate-binding protein, whose protein sequence is MKPLRVLLALALVAAVAVITAPPPTVDAQGQTIKVGVLYDHTGPFSAASAMNNWRGAKMIIDYFNERGGVMGKYKIVQVDGDSQSKAEVAINEAERLLNVEKVDILAGVYSSAHAVPLAEKVDRQKKFLWITTAISSKVFDGRNLQYTFRPQPTGVQFGELSVQYIVDNSKDRLKKDPKDLRIAIIYEDGPYGSDVALGNETRAKARGLNVALKEGYSASAPDLSALVTKLRAARPDILYHTGYNPDISLFLRQAKEQGLRVKAYIGHGAGHSQLDKLKEAFGKDVDFFHTVDPIASQLIDPKKLKPGVGEMTAEMVRRFQAQFDRNMPVEAIAPHVSMGFNNLWILFNDVVPRAIQKHGGLSPEALAKAARETDIPEGGTMQGYGVKFHPPGHRFAGQNERAFPAVFQVIEGKFGLVYPKTVATAQPVLPLPASSPFAAR, encoded by the coding sequence ATGAAACCATTGCGCGTCCTGTTGGCGCTCGCTCTCGTCGCGGCCGTCGCGGTAATCACCGCCCCGCCGCCTACGGTCGACGCGCAGGGTCAGACGATCAAGGTCGGCGTGCTCTACGACCACACGGGTCCTTTCTCCGCCGCCAGCGCGATGAACAACTGGCGCGGCGCCAAGATGATCATCGACTACTTCAACGAGCGCGGCGGGGTGATGGGCAAGTACAAGATCGTCCAGGTTGACGGCGACAGCCAGTCGAAGGCCGAGGTCGCTATCAACGAGGCCGAGCGGCTCCTGAACGTGGAAAAGGTCGACATCCTCGCCGGCGTCTACTCCAGCGCCCACGCCGTCCCCCTCGCCGAGAAGGTGGACCGGCAGAAGAAGTTCCTCTGGATCACCACCGCCATCTCGTCCAAGGTCTTCGACGGCCGCAACCTCCAGTACACGTTCCGGCCGCAGCCGACCGGCGTGCAGTTCGGCGAGCTGTCCGTGCAGTACATCGTCGACAACTCGAAGGACAGACTGAAGAAGGACCCGAAAGATCTGCGCATCGCGATCATCTACGAGGACGGACCCTACGGCTCCGACGTCGCGCTCGGCAACGAGACCCGGGCGAAGGCGCGCGGCCTGAACGTCGCCCTGAAGGAGGGGTACTCGGCCAGCGCGCCCGACCTCTCCGCGCTCGTGACCAAGCTGCGGGCCGCGCGGCCCGACATCCTCTACCACACCGGGTACAACCCTGACATCTCGCTGTTCCTGCGGCAAGCCAAGGAGCAGGGCCTCCGGGTCAAGGCATACATCGGCCACGGCGCCGGTCACAGCCAGCTCGACAAGCTGAAAGAAGCCTTCGGCAAGGACGTGGACTTCTTCCACACGGTGGACCCGATCGCCTCCCAGCTCATCGACCCGAAGAAGCTCAAGCCGGGCGTCGGCGAAATGACCGCGGAGATGGTGCGGCGCTTCCAGGCCCAGTTCGACAGGAACATGCCGGTCGAGGCGATCGCTCCGCACGTGTCGATGGGCTTCAACAACCTGTGGATCCTCTTCAACGACGTGGTGCCGCGCGCCATCCAGAAACACGGCGGCTTGAGCCCCGAAGCGCTCGCGAAGGCGGCGCGCGAGACGGACATCCCCGAGGGCGGCACGATGCAAGGCTATGGCGTGAAGTTCCACCCGCCGGGTCACCGGTTCGCGGGCCAGAACGAGCGCGCGTTCCCGGCCGTCTTCCAGGTGATCGAAGGCAAGTTCGGCCTCGTCTATCCCAAGACCGTAGCGACCGCTCAACCGGTGCTGCCGCTGCCGGCGTCCTCGCCGTTTGCGGCACGTTAA
- a CDS encoding ABC transporter ATP-binding protein, whose product MLTVNGLTKRFGGFIALGGVSFEVREGEILGLIGPNGSGKTTAFNCIAGALSPTAGTISFRGEDITRLTPDAVCHRGIARTFQIPRPFRKLTILENVAVAAHYGAARPTTEEEARQRARDVLALVGLSTDPHASPTLLGAGGLKKLELARALATRPRLLLADESLGGLDLAEMASAADMLRRVRGELGITIVWVEHIMATLMRVVDRVVVLDHGEKIAEGKPLEVAEDPRVVEAYLGEKIVLA is encoded by the coding sequence ATGCTGACGGTCAATGGGTTGACGAAGAGGTTTGGAGGGTTCATCGCGCTCGGCGGCGTCTCCTTCGAGGTGAGGGAGGGCGAGATCCTCGGCCTGATCGGACCCAACGGCTCCGGCAAGACGACCGCGTTCAACTGCATCGCCGGCGCCCTCAGCCCCACCGCCGGCACCATCTCGTTCCGGGGCGAGGACATCACGAGGCTCACGCCCGACGCCGTCTGTCACCGCGGCATCGCGCGGACGTTCCAGATCCCCCGGCCCTTCCGCAAGCTCACCATCCTCGAAAACGTCGCGGTCGCCGCCCACTACGGCGCCGCCCGGCCCACCACCGAGGAGGAAGCGCGCCAGCGGGCCCGCGACGTGCTGGCGCTGGTGGGGCTGTCGACCGATCCGCACGCGTCCCCCACCCTGCTGGGCGCCGGCGGGCTCAAGAAGCTCGAGCTGGCGCGGGCACTGGCGACGCGCCCCCGGCTCCTCCTGGCCGACGAGAGCCTGGGCGGTCTCGATCTCGCGGAGATGGCGAGCGCCGCCGACATGCTGCGGCGCGTCCGCGGCGAGCTGGGCATCACCATCGTCTGGGTCGAGCACATCATGGCGACGCTCATGCGCGTGGTCGATCGCGTGGTCGTGCTCGACCACGGCGAGAAGATCGCCGAGGGCAAGCCGCTCGAGGTCGCGGAGGATCCCCGGGTCGTCGAGGCGTATCTCGGCGAGAAGATCGTGCTGGCATGA
- a CDS encoding ABC transporter ATP-binding protein produces MLELRDVTAGYGQFTALWDVRLRVARGEAVAVVGPNGAGKTTLMRVISGLIPPRAGELIFEGQSLAGRPAHDIVAHGIAHVPEGRRIFPALTVGDNLRMGAFLPAARQAFPESLARVYDLFPALAERGRQRAGSLSGGEQQMLAIGRALMSRPKLILLDEPSMGLAPVMVLRLFDLIRRIREEGYTILVVEQNVRQVLKLVDRAYLLEVGRIKMQGRAHELSEQDFVRKAYVGL; encoded by the coding sequence ATGCTTGAGCTACGGGACGTGACGGCGGGGTATGGACAGTTCACGGCGCTGTGGGACGTGCGGCTCCGCGTGGCTCGCGGCGAGGCGGTCGCCGTCGTCGGCCCCAACGGCGCCGGCAAGACCACGCTGATGCGCGTCATCTCCGGGCTCATCCCGCCCCGCGCGGGCGAGCTCATCTTCGAGGGCCAGTCGCTGGCCGGCCGCCCCGCCCACGACATCGTCGCTCACGGCATCGCGCACGTGCCCGAGGGACGGCGGATCTTCCCCGCCCTCACGGTCGGCGACAATCTCCGGATGGGCGCGTTCCTGCCCGCCGCCCGCCAGGCGTTCCCCGAGAGCCTGGCCCGCGTCTACGACCTGTTCCCGGCGCTGGCCGAGCGTGGGAGGCAGCGCGCCGGCAGCCTCTCCGGCGGCGAGCAGCAGATGCTGGCGATCGGCCGGGCTCTGATGTCGCGCCCGAAGCTGATCCTGCTCGACGAGCCCTCGATGGGCCTGGCCCCGGTCATGGTCCTGCGCCTCTTCGACCTCATCCGCCGGATACGCGAGGAGGGCTACACCATCCTGGTGGTCGAGCAGAACGTCCGGCAGGTGCTGAAGCTGGTGGATCGCGCCTACCTGCTGGAGGTCGGCCGGATCAAAATGCAAGGGCGGGCCCACGAGCTCTCCGAGCAGGATTTCGTCCGCAAAGCGTACGTCGGCCTGTGA
- a CDS encoding branched-chain amino acid ABC transporter permease: MDPIFLAEAAINGLLLGGVLALLALGLNLIFGVIDIVWIAYVDLVMIAMYAVYFLVMVYGWPIWLAGLAAIGVGALLGIGVHVLIISPILGSAPVNQLLATGGLLFFLQSFATFLWTTDHKSVRVTLPVIELGGMFVSFARLIAFVIAILAMIGLYLFLTRTYIGTAIRAVAQDREAMALMGADPRRVYLVTSAVGGAMAGLAAALLSIQYSVHPHFGAAFGPITFMICVLGGLGNMVGAFVASFIMSEIISIGGVTWSTEMGYVIAFALFIVMMFVRPGGILTKRE, from the coding sequence ATCGACCCGATCTTCCTGGCCGAGGCGGCCATCAACGGGCTGCTGCTGGGCGGCGTGCTGGCGCTCCTGGCCCTCGGCCTCAACCTCATCTTCGGCGTCATCGATATCGTGTGGATCGCTTACGTGGACCTCGTGATGATCGCCATGTACGCCGTCTACTTCCTGGTGATGGTCTACGGCTGGCCGATCTGGCTGGCCGGGCTGGCCGCGATCGGCGTCGGCGCGCTGCTGGGGATCGGCGTGCACGTGCTGATCATCTCGCCCATCCTGGGCAGCGCGCCCGTGAACCAGCTCCTGGCCACCGGCGGCCTGCTCTTCTTCCTCCAATCGTTCGCGACGTTCCTCTGGACGACCGACCACAAGTCGGTGCGGGTGACGCTCCCGGTCATCGAGCTCGGCGGCATGTTCGTCTCCTTCGCCCGCCTCATCGCCTTCGTCATCGCGATCCTGGCCATGATCGGGCTCTACCTCTTCCTGACCCGCACCTACATCGGCACGGCCATCCGCGCGGTCGCCCAGGACCGGGAGGCGATGGCGCTCATGGGCGCCGATCCGCGGCGGGTGTACCTCGTCACCTCGGCGGTGGGCGGGGCCATGGCGGGGCTGGCGGCGGCGCTGTTGAGCATCCAGTACTCCGTGCACCCGCACTTCGGGGCGGCGTTCGGACCGATCACCTTCATGATCTGCGTGCTGGGCGGCCTGGGGAACATGGTGGGGGCGTTCGTGGCCTCGTTCATCATGAGCGAGATCATCTCGATCGGCGGGGTCACCTGGTCGACCGAGATGGGCTACGTGATCGCCTTCGCGCTCTTCATCGTGATGATGTTCGTCCGCCCGGGCGGCATCCTGACGAAACGCGAATGA
- a CDS encoding branched-chain amino acid ABC transporter permease: MTPGRLAAVALLAALAAAPFVPMGGMRQYVLHVTIQIFIWSFIGGAWSLMGRFGLVSLGHGAFLGLGAYATTLLWNFYGLTPWIGTLLAVALTVGFALVVAYPCSRFRILGHYFALVTLAVGEVVRLLIIAERDWTGGSLGLTVRPAGADASLLAIQYADRRVFYYASLVVWLLGLWVWARLDRSMARSAMEAIGEDETAAASVGIHVTRFKLGLTALSAALTALGGVLYAQYFTYVNPDTLAGIGVSLRIVFAVVLGGMYSLLGPTVGTALTIALSEYLRVIFGVRFIGMAETIYGLLLVLFIIFLPSGIYGSARSLLRRRRTLPASAPA; this comes from the coding sequence ATGACTCCCGGCCGCCTGGCCGCCGTCGCCCTGCTGGCCGCGCTGGCGGCGGCGCCGTTCGTCCCCATGGGCGGGATGCGCCAGTACGTGCTGCACGTGACCATCCAGATCTTCATCTGGTCCTTCATCGGCGGCGCCTGGTCGCTCATGGGGCGCTTCGGCCTCGTCTCGCTCGGCCACGGGGCCTTCCTCGGCCTGGGGGCCTACGCGACCACGCTCCTCTGGAACTTCTACGGGCTGACGCCCTGGATCGGGACGCTGCTGGCCGTCGCCCTCACCGTCGGCTTCGCGCTCGTCGTCGCCTATCCCTGCTCGCGCTTCCGGATCCTCGGTCACTACTTTGCGCTGGTGACCCTGGCCGTCGGCGAGGTGGTCCGGCTGCTGATCATCGCCGAACGCGACTGGACCGGCGGCTCCCTGGGGCTCACGGTCAGGCCGGCCGGCGCGGACGCGAGCCTGCTGGCGATCCAGTACGCGGACAGGCGCGTCTTCTACTACGCGTCGCTGGTGGTGTGGCTGCTGGGGCTCTGGGTCTGGGCGCGGCTCGACCGGTCGATGGCCCGCTCGGCCATGGAGGCGATCGGGGAGGACGAGACGGCGGCGGCTTCGGTCGGCATCCACGTCACCCGCTTCAAGCTCGGCCTCACCGCGCTGTCGGCGGCCCTGACGGCGCTGGGCGGGGTGCTCTACGCGCAGTACTTCACGTACGTCAACCCCGATACGCTAGCCGGCATCGGCGTCTCGCTGCGGATCGTCTTCGCCGTGGTGCTGGGCGGCATGTACTCGCTGCTGGGGCCGACGGTGGGCACCGCCCTCACCATCGCGCTCTCCGAGTACCTGCGCGTGATCTTCGGGGTGAGGTTCATCGGCATGGCCGAGACGATCTACGGCCTACTCTTGGTCCTCTTCATCATCTTCCTGCCCTCCGGCATCTACGGCAGCGCCCGGAGCCTGCTGCGCCGCCGGCGGACGCTCCCGGCGTCGGCGCCGGCCTGA
- a CDS encoding chromosome partitioning protein ParB: MDKEPSKAARDLAAQVERDGGRVLAIYQEPVGEHWQIFCLLPRDRVEASPYQRDLSPAHVKRLTEAVRKLGRFLDPVVALSPRPGVYWTPNGNHRRMVLEKLKAEHLPAILVVEPEVGYQILPLNTEKAHNLKEKSFEVIRMYRALAGEQPSSTEENWAFQFESAHFVTLGLLYEANKRFAGGAFAPVLRRVDKFLKLTLRKGLEERAERADLVRAADEALGAVVARIKKRGINHPYVKNYVLARTTPLTRARKTLPSFEQTFRKLRENIQDFDVGKVRYEDIQRVSIMMAPAPSE, encoded by the coding sequence ATGGACAAGGAGCCTTCCAAGGCCGCCCGCGATCTCGCGGCGCAGGTCGAGCGCGACGGCGGCCGCGTGCTGGCGATCTACCAGGAGCCCGTCGGCGAGCACTGGCAGATCTTCTGCCTGCTGCCCCGGGACCGCGTGGAGGCGAGCCCCTACCAGCGCGATCTCTCGCCGGCCCACGTCAAGCGCCTGACCGAGGCCGTCCGGAAGCTGGGCCGCTTCCTCGATCCCGTCGTGGCCCTCTCCCCCCGGCCCGGCGTGTACTGGACGCCCAACGGCAACCACCGGCGGATGGTGCTCGAGAAGCTCAAGGCCGAGCATCTGCCGGCCATCCTGGTCGTCGAGCCCGAGGTCGGCTACCAGATCCTGCCGCTCAACACGGAGAAGGCGCACAACCTCAAGGAGAAGTCCTTCGAGGTGATCCGGATGTACCGCGCGCTGGCCGGGGAGCAGCCCTCCAGCACCGAGGAGAACTGGGCGTTCCAGTTCGAGTCGGCGCACTTCGTCACCCTGGGGCTCCTCTACGAGGCGAACAAGCGCTTCGCCGGCGGCGCCTTCGCCCCAGTCTTACGTCGCGTGGACAAGTTCCTCAAGCTCACCCTGCGTAAAGGGCTCGAGGAGCGGGCCGAGCGCGCCGACCTGGTGCGCGCCGCCGACGAGGCGCTGGGGGCGGTCGTGGCCAGGATCAAGAAGCGCGGGATCAACCATCCCTACGTCAAGAACTACGTCCTGGCCCGGACGACGCCGCTCACCCGCGCCCGCAAGACGCTGCCCTCCTTCGAGCAGACGTTCCGCAAGCTGCGCGAGAACATCCAAGACTTCGACGTCGGCAAGGTCCGCTACGAAGACATCCAGCGGGTGTCCATCATGATGGCCCCGGCGCCATCCGAATGA
- a CDS encoding SDR family NAD(P)-dependent oxidoreductase, producing the protein MSLAGRVAIVTGGTGALGQAVTLRLLADGAAVSVPYRTDREHQALLARLKPVERDRLLSARADTTDPTAVTGFVAAVLDRHRRIDVLVALVGGFASGSLLETDRATWDRMLQTNLTSVFTVARAVVPSMVAAGRGRVITVGSRAVVPPAGGFIAYTVAKSGVIAFTQALAQELRGSGVTANCVLPSTMDTPANRAAMPDSDRRGWVPVESVADVIAFLAGDETGHLTGALLTI; encoded by the coding sequence ATGAGCCTGGCCGGACGGGTGGCGATCGTCACCGGCGGCACCGGCGCCCTCGGTCAGGCGGTGACCCTCCGGCTCCTCGCCGACGGCGCCGCCGTGAGCGTCCCCTACCGCACCGACCGGGAGCACCAGGCCCTGCTGGCCCGGCTGAAGCCGGTGGAGCGCGACCGCCTTCTGAGCGCGCGCGCCGACACCACCGACCCCACCGCCGTGACCGGCTTCGTCGCCGCCGTGCTCGACCGCCACCGGCGCATCGACGTCCTCGTCGCGCTCGTCGGCGGCTTCGCCTCCGGCAGCCTGCTGGAGACGGATCGCGCGACGTGGGATCGCATGCTCCAAACGAACCTCACCAGCGTTTTCACCGTCGCCCGGGCCGTGGTGCCGTCCATGGTCGCCGCCGGCCGCGGGCGGGTCATCACCGTCGGCTCGCGCGCCGTCGTGCCGCCTGCCGGCGGCTTCATCGCCTACACCGTCGCCAAGTCGGGCGTCATCGCCTTCACCCAGGCGCTGGCCCAGGAACTGCGCGGCTCCGGCGTGACCGCCAACTGCGTGCTGCCGAGCACCATGGACACGCCCGCCAACCGCGCCGCCATGCCCGACAGCGATCGCCGGGGCTGGGTGCCGGTGGAGAGCGTCGCCGACGTCATCGCCTTCCTGGCCGGTGACGAGACCGGGCACCTCACTGGCGCCCTGCTGACAATCTGA